A region of Lepeophtheirus salmonis chromosome 13, UVic_Lsal_1.4, whole genome shotgun sequence DNA encodes the following proteins:
- the LOC139906963 gene encoding uncharacterized protein, which yields MTLKNQSATRWSLRYDAVHAVSLGMVRIMKTLIIMRKDKDTLSSSTATSLLNSIFSHKCVFGIELLKTLLRHTSSLPDELQGRKVDLTKARKHVNLVIRTLEDLKNEKIFESIWKLAELKSSEMKSVFDQEDSIDLEFKEAKIPRRIKWKGTTESYFRETHFDVAINKIVLELESRFATDDTNITMDLIAIVNDSEVETCVIERVAKHYRLELEQLQSDHAIFQQFKADIDTEDMVS from the exons atgaccctgaagaaccagtctgctacccgctggagtctccgctacgatgctgtacacgctgtatctctagggatggtcagaatcatgaagaccctcataataatgagaaaagataaagatacattgtcgagttcaacagcaacttctctgctcaacagcatctttagtcacaaATGTGTTTttggcattgaactgttgaagacactcctcagacacacatctagcttgccagatgaacttcaaggcagaaaggttgacctaacaaaggcccggaaacacgtcaacctagtgattaggactcttgaagatcttaagaatgagaaaatctttgaatcaatctggaaacttgctgagttgaagtcgtctgagatgaaatcagtatttgaccaggaggactcaattgatttggaattcaaagaggcgaagattccaaggagaataaagtggaaaggaacaactgaatcctacttccgtgaaacacatttcgatgttgcaatcaataagattgtattagagcttgagagcagatttgccaccgacgatacaaacatcacaatggatctcattgcaattgtcaatgacagtgaagtggagacctgtgtcattgagcgtgtcgccaagcactacagacttgaactcgagcagctccagtcagaccatgcaatcttccagcaattcaag gcagatattgacacagaagacatggtgtCGTAa